The Niabella beijingensis genomic interval ACGGGGCTGTATGGTACGGCAACGGCGTTACCGATCCGAATGCAGCACTTTCAGTACAGGCGCGTTCCGGCCCGGCGGCACCAAAGGACAATTCAAGGCTGAACATCACCGGCATCTGGCCCAAAAAACTGGTAAACTATTTGAGCGTTTACGATAAGAATGGATTTGCGCAAACAGCATTCCGCCTTCCCCGGATAAGAATGGCCGACCTCTACCTTCTTTATGCGGAATGCCTGAACGAACGCAGCGGTCCTTCCGATGAAGCATACGCTTATGTGGACAGTGTAAGGATACGCGCAGGATTAAAGGGTGTTGTAGCATCCTGGGCAGCCCATTCCTTTAATGCGGCAAAGCCCGCGACAAAGGACGGCCTGCGCGAGATCATACACCGCGAGCGCCGTATTGAACTGTGCTTTGAAGCAAAGGCCGGCTGGGATCTGCGCCGCTGGAAAGAATGGACAACGGTAATGGCACAGCCCATGCAGGGATGGTCGATCTTCCAGAAAAATGCGCCGGATTTTTACGTGCCCGTCACCCAGTTTATACCATCCGTCACTACTAAGGATTATTTCTGGCCGTTGTCAGATCAGGCGCAGCAGTTTAACGAAAACCTCGTACAAAGTCCTTACTGGAATTAATGTTTGCAGTTTTTAAAAATTTGATATGAACAACCGCTTTTTTTCCGCTCTATACGCTGTCATCGCAGTTATGTTGCTGCTGTATGTAACAGCCTGTACAAAAATTTCGGATTTTAACACACCGGCTTCCGCCGACAAAACAAAACCCGGAACCGTCACCGACATTAAGGTCACTAATTTTAACGGGGGCGCCTATATCACCTATAGCCTTCCTAAATCAGACAATATATTATACGTAAAAGCCAATTATGTAGTTAATGATAAGACCGGGACCAGCCTGGAAACAAAATCGAGTTATTATTCCGATACGCTGACGGTAAACGGGTTTGCCGAAAAAAAAGAATACGCTGTTATCCTGAGGGTGGTAAGCCGTGCCAATGTAGAATCCGACCCCGTAGAGGTAAAAGTACATCCGGATACACCGGTGTACCAGGTGGTGGCCAAAACCCTTTCCTTGAGTGCGGATTTTGCGGGCGTACGGATCAATGCGATCAATGAGCTGCAGAAAAATGTGGGGGTTGTCTTTCTCTACAACGACCCCTACTATGGCAAGTATACTATACGCCAACAGGTTTTCTCCAGTTTTTCCCAGATCAGTTTTCCTTCGCGTGGCTTTGACACCCTGCCCAAGCCCGTAGCAGCGTATACCACCGATCAATGGGGCAATACTTCCGATACCCTTTTTCAAACCATTAAACCCCTCTATGAGATCGAGCTGAATAAAAGTAATTTTTTTGAATACAATTTGCCCAGCAACAGTAAAACAGATGAATTCGGATGGGTGACACCCCGGCTGTGGGATAATAACAATGGAAGCGGCTGGCATACCAATCAAAGCCGTCCGCCGATCATCCTCCCTGCAACCACCAGCTTCGGCATCGGCGTCCTGGCAAAACTCAGCCGGTTCAAATTGGTACCGCGTGACGGCTACCTGTGGGCACATGGCAACCCCAAGTCTTTCATGTTATGGGGATCGAGCGCAGAGCAACCCGGAGACTTCAGTCCTCCTTATTTCGCCGATGAAGGAACGGTAATGGGAGACTGGGTAAATATCGGCAACTACCGGTACCCGGATCCACCTTCGGGCAGTCTTACACCTACCGATGCCGATCGGGCATGGGCACGTCCCGGAACTGACTTTGATGTACCCTTTGCCGCACCCAAAGTAAAATTCCTGCGGGTGGTGGTACCTGAGAACTGGGGCGGGGACAACAATTTTGCCCATATTATGGAGCTCACTTTTTATGGTGACCCCAGATAATTTTTTCATCAACGTATTTACAGATTATGAACACTATAACGACGCTTTTACGCATCATTGCAGGAACTGCATTTTCCGGGATCCTGCTTTTAAGCTGCAGCCGGAAAATTGACGACTACAAAAAATTCCAGGATAATAAAGAAGTGGTCTATAGCGGCACTGTCGCTAATTTAACCACCCGGCCCGGCAACCTTAGAATAAAGGTAAGCTGGAATCCCAGTCCGGATCCCAGCATTACGGGATACATACTTTACTGGAACAATGGCCGCGATTCCCTGGTGCTGCCGGCGACCACCAATAAAACATCGGATACGGTCAGTACGGTTATCTCCACCCATCTGCAGGAATCAGATGTACAAAGCTTCCTGCTTTACACCTATGATGCCGCCGGTAACCGCTCTGTCGGACAACGGACGCAGCTTACCAGGATGTATGGCCCCATTTATGAGTCCTCACTATACAATAAACAGCTGCTGACCAATACCACCCCCTTCCGGATTTTTGGCAACGATTCGGTAAGATTGTATTTTACTAAATCGGATTCTACAAACATCTATTCAAAGGTCTATTATTACAAACAGGATAATACACTGGACAGTATAACCGTTTCAAAAGATTCAGTCACATTAGAAAATTATAAACTGGGAACAAAAGCGGCGATCCAATCCTATTTTCTACCCGGCCTTACGGCCATTGACACCTTCCGGACGCGGAAACCGGACTCTACCATCCTGATCCAGTTTACTCCTTATACAGACACGGCACTTGCTTATTCCTACCGGGCCACCGGCACAAGGTATAACTACAACAGCGATGGCAGTGCCGCCGGTACCACCGCAATTGATATCGACAAGCAAATAGAAAAAACAGACTATATAAGCGTCCGGACGGATGATGTAGCCAATCTTGCCAATAACGGGGATACACGCATGATCCTCACCTTCGCGGCAGACGGGACCATTGATGTTTCCGGATACATCGGCGTCACCAATCCCATAGAAAACCATCCTACCGCCGGCAGGAGCTATATCGACCGTGCCACGGGCGATCTCGTGATGCGGTATAAATATACCAATTCGGATGGCAGTTTCCGGTTGATAGAAGAAGTATGGAAGCGTAAATAGCTGCAACCGCTTGTCCACAGATGATCGCTGATGGATCCACTGATACCGCAGATGGTTTTTGTGCTATAATTTATAAAAACAAGACTGAGGAGAACAACCTGGTTTTACAAAATCTCCCGTAGAGCCGACGATTGCCTGCGCCGGATCTGTGTCATCTGCGGCACATGCCTCACTTATTTTAAAATAACCCCGGCCAGCGGAGGCAGGTTGAGGGTAATGCGGTAGCGTTTTGTGGCAACATCGATCAATTCAATCCGGATGTCCTTGTTAAATACATCTCCCGTACCGTCGTATGCTTTGCTGTCGGAGTTGAACAGTTCTTCCGTATATTCCTTACCTGTGCATTCCACCACCCAGTCGTAACGCACTTCGGGCGTCATATTCAGCAGCACCAGCAGGTCTTCTCCGGGGTGGAGACCTTTTCTCTTATAGGCCATAACACTTTCTGTACGGTGATCCAGATCCACCCATTCAAAGCCATCGTTTTTGAATTGACGGATGTGCATTGCCGGTTCGCTTACAAGTACCCCGTTCAGCGCCTTAAGACATTCCTGTACGCCTCTGTGACTGTTGTGCTGTAACAATGACCAGTCCAGCTCGGATTTATAATTCCATTCTGTTGTCTGTCCGAACTCCGATCCCATGAACAGCAGCTTGGCGCCGGGATGTGTCCACATATAGGTAAAGAACAATCGCAGGTTGGCAAACTTCTGCCAGAGATCGCCCGGCATTTTAAAGATCAGCGGGCTCTTACCATGTACTACTTCATCATGACTGATGGGCAGCATAAAGTTCTCATCATAGTAATACATCATACTGAATGTAAAATCATTCTGATGGTACCGGCGGTGTATCGGGTCCAGTTTGAAATAGTCCAGTGTATCATGCATCCAGCCCATCATCCATTTCATGCCAAAGCCCAGGCCCTCTTCAAAGGTCGGCCGCGACACGCCCGGCCAGTCCGTAGCTTCTTCTGCTATGGTCTGCACATCCGGGAAGTCGCGGTAAATGGTTTCGTTCAGGTGCCGGATAAATGTGATCGCTTCCAGGTTTCCGTCGCCGCCGAATTCATTAGGCTCCCACTCGCCTTCTTTCCGCGAATAATTGAGCTTAAGCATCGAGCTTACGGCATCCACCCGCAGCCCGTCGATATGGAACTGCTCCAGCCAGAAACGGGCGCTGCTGATCAGAAAGGACTTTACCTCTCCCCTTTTATAATTAAAGATATAAGAGTTCCAGTCCGGGTGATATCCCTTGCGCATATCTGCGTATTCATAGGTGTGTTCTCCGTCAAACAGGTACAAACCGTGCGCGTCATAAGGAAAATGAGAAGGCACCCAGTCCAGTATCACGCCGATACCCGCCTGATGAAAGGCGTCCACCAGACGCATGAATCCCTGAGGATCGCCAAAGCGTGAAGTGGGTGCAAAATAACCGGTGGTCTGGTAGCCCCAGCTGCCATCAAACGGATATTCCGTTACCGGCATCAGCTCCACGTGGGTAAACCCCATCTCTTTTACATAGGGCACCAGTCGCGCTGCCAGCTGGTCGTAAGAATTATAGGAATGTTCGTCCGAAGGGTCCGGTTGCTGCCAGCTTCCCAGGTGTACTTCATATACGCTCCAGGGGGCGTCCAGCGCATTTTTTTCTTTTCGCTCCTCCATCCACTTTTCGTCTCCCCAATCGTAACCCAGCTCCCAGGTAATGGAAGCAGTCATGGGACGCAGTTCCCAGTAGTTGGCAAACGGATCTCCTTTTTCAGTTACCGCATTATGGGCTCCCGCAATATGATACTTGTATAATTCACCAAAACTCAAATCCGGAATAAACCCTTCCCATACCCCACTGTTATCCCACCGCGCTGTGAGCGGATGGGTCACTTTGCTCCAGTCATTAAAGTTCCCGGTTACGAATACGAACTGTGCATTGGGTGCCCACACGCAAAAATACATGCCCCATTGCCCCTGCACCTGCAGGGCATGGGATCCGAAGATTTCATATAATGAATAATGAGTACCGTTCTGAAAATTTGTTATATCAGTGTCGGTCAGCAGCGAATAATTCCAGACCGGTTTTGTAGTATCAATAAAATTCGCAGCTTCAAACCTTTCCTGGATTTTTTTTAGATCGATTGGCATATGAACAGTTGTTCAGCAATGTACAACATTTTTTCAGGAAATCGCCCCGGCCTTTTGCCCCCCTTCGCATCTTTGATATCAGTTTTTTATATACTTTAACGTATTTTACAATCAGGCCGGTATCAGGTATTATGGAAAACCTTCATTTTTGCGTCATGAATTTTTCTACTGAAAAAAACCATAGCAGAAATGATGAGAAACCAACAGCGTTGCCGGATGAAATAAAATAACTACCGACTTAGTTTCATTACGTTTTTTTCGTAGATTTGCCGGATCGTGAACTGTAACAAAACAAGTCGGATAGCGACTACCATATAACAAACACTTTATCAAAACACGTCCATGAGATCAAGAACTCTCGTTTTGCTTGCGCTGTTTCTTTGCTTCTTTCAGGCGGCAAAGGCCCAGTCGGGCGGCAGTATCAAAGGCCAGCTGACAGATACAACAGAACATAAAGATCTAAGCAATGCATTGATCACTGTAATGAAAGCAGCGGATTCATCGCTGGCCGGCTTTATCCGGACGGGAAAAGATGGTATGTTCCAGATTCCCGGCCTGGATACAGGGAACTATGTGGTGATGATCACCCATCCCTACTTTGCCGACCTTTTTGAAAATGCGACCATTAACGGAACTACACCCGTCGACCTGAAAACACTTTATATGCTCTCCAAGATCAAGCTGATGGAGGAAGTGATTGTAAAGGGGAATAGGGCCATTTTTATGTCGGGGGATACCACAGTGTTCACTGCAGACAGTTTTAAGGTAGCGGAAGGGGCCAATGTGGAAGAGCTCCTGAAAAAGCTCCCGGGTTTCCAGGTAGACAAAGACGGGAAGATTACGGCGCTGGGAAAAAAGGTGGAACGAGTGTTGGTAGATGGAGAGGAATTCTTCGGTAGCGACCCTGGTATTGCCACTAAAAACCTGAGGGCCGATAATATAAAAGAAGTACAGGTATACGACGGAAAAAGCGACCAGGCAGCTTTTACGGGTATTGATGACGGGCAAAGCAAACAAACAATAAACCTGAAATTGAAGGAAGATAAGAAAAAAGGATACTTTGGAAAAATAGAGGTGGGAGGAGGCCTAAAGGACAGATCCGAAACGGGGGGACAAAATAAATTCAACAATTCGGTCATGCTGAATGCCTTTAAGGCGAAACGGAAGATTGCAGCCTATGGCATCATGAGCAATACCGGTATGCTGAACCTGAGCTGGGACGACCAGGAAAAATATGGCGGTGACAATGACAACATGCAGGTATCGGATGACGGAAGTGTAATGATGTACTTTGGCGGAGGCGGGTACAACCGGAGCGATGGTATTCCCACCAACTGGAATGCAGGCTTTCACTACAGTAACAAATTTGCGGCGGACCAGTACAGTCTTAACACAGGTTATAAATTTGTAAAGATCAATGCTCCCGCCTACATTCGCACCAACTCGCTTCAGTTTGCAAATGACTCTACCTGGCGTAGTAATTCCGTAAACAATAACTTCAGCTCCGACATGCGCCATCGCATGAACCTGATGGTGGAGGACAAGATCGACTCTATGAATACCGTCAGGATACGTGCCAACGGTAATAAGGGTGTGCTCAAAACCGAAGGATCCTATATTACGGAGAATCTTACGGAAGACAACCGGTACATTACCAAAAGTGAGGCCCGGAATTCGGGAGAAACTGATAATGGCAGCATTGATGCCAACGTGCTATGGACCCACAAATTCAAAAAACAATACCGCACCTTTTCAGCTACTGCCGGCATCAATTACAGCAACTCCGACAATACAGGATACCAGTATTCGAAGGCCGATTTTTACACCAGTCTTGGTCCGGAGCCCGATTCCACACTGACCATTGATCAGCAACGTACCAATAATAATGAGACCAAATCTGTTAACGCACGTATTGCGTACACCGAACCCATTATAAAAGACTTTTATCTTGAGTTCAGTTATGCTTTTAGCAAAAGCAATTCCACACGAAAACGCGACAGTTACGACAAAGGTGTTTCAGGTGCATACGATCAGTTGAATGCAGATTTCAGCAATAATTTTGAGTTTAATAACACCAGCAATGCACCAGGGGTGAATTTCAGGGTGAACAAGAAAAAATACAATTACTCTTTTGGCTCTACCGTCAACTTTAACCAGTATGTGCGGATCAACCATACCGACAATAGCAGTAGTCCGTACAGTTTCACCAACTACTATCCGAGAGCCAATTTCAATTATAAACTCAAACCTTCTGAAAATATCTATGGAGGTTATAACGGCAACGCCACCGCACCATCGCTCGACATGTTGCAGCCCATTATCGACAATACCCAGCAATTGAATCAGCGCATAGGTAATCCAGACCTGAAGCCCTCCTTCACACATTCCTTTAACCTGGGATTCAGTTCGTGGAAAATGCTTACAGAGCGCAATATCTATCTTTATACCAACTACCGTACTACGCAGAATGCGTTTGTAAACCTGAACGACTATACCAACCCTGTTCAGAAATACCAGACCGTGAATGCCAGCGGCGTCACCAATCTTTACGCCTACCTGGGTTACGGATTCAAATTAAAGAAGCCAGACATCCGTTTTAACATCAATCCAGGTTATAACGGCGGTAGAAGTATTGATTTTATAAAAGACAACAGCAACCCGGAAGCCGTTAAGAACATTACTACCCGCAATTCCTATGAGCTCAGCCTGGGCATTCAGAAATCGATCCAGGATCAAAAGTTCAC includes:
- the glgB gene encoding 1,4-alpha-glucan branching protein GlgB, with the protein product MPIDLKKIQERFEAANFIDTTKPVWNYSLLTDTDITNFQNGTHYSLYEIFGSHALQVQGQWGMYFCVWAPNAQFVFVTGNFNDWSKVTHPLTARWDNSGVWEGFIPDLSFGELYKYHIAGAHNAVTEKGDPFANYWELRPMTASITWELGYDWGDEKWMEERKEKNALDAPWSVYEVHLGSWQQPDPSDEHSYNSYDQLAARLVPYVKEMGFTHVELMPVTEYPFDGSWGYQTTGYFAPTSRFGDPQGFMRLVDAFHQAGIGVILDWVPSHFPYDAHGLYLFDGEHTYEYADMRKGYHPDWNSYIFNYKRGEVKSFLISSARFWLEQFHIDGLRVDAVSSMLKLNYSRKEGEWEPNEFGGDGNLEAITFIRHLNETIYRDFPDVQTIAEEATDWPGVSRPTFEEGLGFGMKWMMGWMHDTLDYFKLDPIHRRYHQNDFTFSMMYYYDENFMLPISHDEVVHGKSPLIFKMPGDLWQKFANLRLFFTYMWTHPGAKLLFMGSEFGQTTEWNYKSELDWSLLQHNSHRGVQECLKALNGVLVSEPAMHIRQFKNDGFEWVDLDHRTESVMAYKRKGLHPGEDLLVLLNMTPEVRYDWVVECTGKEYTEELFNSDSKAYDGTGDVFNKDIRIELIDVATKRYRITLNLPPLAGVILK
- a CDS encoding DUF4998 domain-containing protein, which translates into the protein MNTITTLLRIIAGTAFSGILLLSCSRKIDDYKKFQDNKEVVYSGTVANLTTRPGNLRIKVSWNPSPDPSITGYILYWNNGRDSLVLPATTNKTSDTVSTVISTHLQESDVQSFLLYTYDAAGNRSVGQRTQLTRMYGPIYESSLYNKQLLTNTTPFRIFGNDSVRLYFTKSDSTNIYSKVYYYKQDNTLDSITVSKDSVTLENYKLGTKAAIQSYFLPGLTAIDTFRTRKPDSTILIQFTPYTDTALAYSYRATGTRYNYNSDGSAAGTTAIDIDKQIEKTDYISVRTDDVANLANNGDTRMILTFAADGTIDVSGYIGVTNPIENHPTAGRSYIDRATGDLVMRYKYTNSDGSFRLIEEVWKRK
- a CDS encoding DUF4959 domain-containing protein; amino-acid sequence: MNNRFFSALYAVIAVMLLLYVTACTKISDFNTPASADKTKPGTVTDIKVTNFNGGAYITYSLPKSDNILYVKANYVVNDKTGTSLETKSSYYSDTLTVNGFAEKKEYAVILRVVSRANVESDPVEVKVHPDTPVYQVVAKTLSLSADFAGVRINAINELQKNVGVVFLYNDPYYGKYTIRQQVFSSFSQISFPSRGFDTLPKPVAAYTTDQWGNTSDTLFQTIKPLYEIELNKSNFFEYNLPSNSKTDEFGWVTPRLWDNNNGSGWHTNQSRPPIILPATTSFGIGVLAKLSRFKLVPRDGYLWAHGNPKSFMLWGSSAEQPGDFSPPYFADEGTVMGDWVNIGNYRYPDPPSGSLTPTDADRAWARPGTDFDVPFAAPKVKFLRVVVPENWGGDNNFAHIMELTFYGDPR
- a CDS encoding TonB-dependent receptor; amino-acid sequence: MRSRTLVLLALFLCFFQAAKAQSGGSIKGQLTDTTEHKDLSNALITVMKAADSSLAGFIRTGKDGMFQIPGLDTGNYVVMITHPYFADLFENATINGTTPVDLKTLYMLSKIKLMEEVIVKGNRAIFMSGDTTVFTADSFKVAEGANVEELLKKLPGFQVDKDGKITALGKKVERVLVDGEEFFGSDPGIATKNLRADNIKEVQVYDGKSDQAAFTGIDDGQSKQTINLKLKEDKKKGYFGKIEVGGGLKDRSETGGQNKFNNSVMLNAFKAKRKIAAYGIMSNTGMLNLSWDDQEKYGGDNDNMQVSDDGSVMMYFGGGGYNRSDGIPTNWNAGFHYSNKFAADQYSLNTGYKFVKINAPAYIRTNSLQFANDSTWRSNSVNNNFSSDMRHRMNLMVEDKIDSMNTVRIRANGNKGVLKTEGSYITENLTEDNRYITKSEARNSGETDNGSIDANVLWTHKFKKQYRTFSATAGINYSNSDNTGYQYSKADFYTSLGPEPDSTLTIDQQRTNNNETKSVNARIAYTEPIIKDFYLEFSYAFSKSNSTRKRDSYDKGVSGAYDQLNADFSNNFEFNNTSNAPGVNFRVNKKKYNYSFGSTVNFNQYVRINHTDNSSSPYSFTNYYPRANFNYKLKPSENIYGGYNGNATAPSLDMLQPIIDNTQQLNQRIGNPDLKPSFTHSFNLGFSSWKMLTERNIYLYTNYRTTQNAFVNLNDYTNPVQKYQTVNASGVTNLYAYLGYGFKLKKPDIRFNINPGYNGGRSIDFIKDNSNPEAVKNITTRNSYELSLGIQKSIQDQKFTIWVRPQAAYNNTRATVNTRVNQNYWSYGINGDIAAKITKDFELRTDVDGTYRQKTPDFANNVNFTIWNASAVKRFYKNEFELWFRVNDILNQNTGFSRYGFTETYRTVLKRFYLLSFVWNLNSNKGAAPAK